In Syntrophorhabdales bacterium, the sequence CTGTGAGGGCGTCCTCTTTCTTTCGCTTGCAGACGATGTGGATCGGGATCTTTCCCTCCATGTAAAGAAATCTCTCCTTCAGGTATATCTATCTTACGTTAAAGCAGTCCTCTTTCCTTGAAGCTGACAAATTCGTCTGTCGCGGTGACGATGATATGGTCCAGCACCTCTATGCCCAGAAGCCTTCCCGCCTCTACCAACCGTTGCGTCAGCTTCACGTCATCCTCTGACGGCTCCGCGTTGCCTGACGGGTGATTATGGGCCAGCACCACGGAAGAGGCACTGTGCGCAATCGCTTTCTTGAATACCTCCCTGGGGTGTACCAGGCTGGCATTCGCCGTACCGACGGAAATAGTGCTGATATCGAGAATAACGTTCCGCACATTGAGAAGGACAAGCTTGAAGTGTTCCTTGGCTTTGTCCTGGATTGTTGCCCTGACCGCTTTCACCACGACGTGCGGACTGGTAAGCTCGTACTTGTACCGCGAGGGTTTATCGACCACCTGGTCCTGCCTTCTGCCGAGTTCGAAGCACGCTTTCAGTTGAGCCGCCTTTGCAGGCCCTATTCCCGCCACGCCGGATAGCTCCTCCAGGGTCGCCTCGCTTACACCTCTGATATTTTTGAAGCGCCGCAAAAGCTCCTGAGCAATGATTATCGCAGACTTACCTGCTACACCGCGGCCGATCACCAGTGCCAGCAGTTCAGGGCCGGACAGCGCGCGGGGACCAAGTCTTTTCAGGCGTTCCCGCGGTCTTTCTTCCACGGGCAGATCGTGTATGGTGAAGGAACTCTCCGGTTCAGACATAGTGCGTTTGAACCATTATAGCCGATCACACCGCGATTGCAAAAGGAATTTCTCCCTGAGGGATAACAGGCTTCAGGCTCTGAAGGTCAGACTAAGAGGCAGACCTCAGACATCAGACTTAGAGCGAACCCCAGACTTTGATGCAGATTTTAAATTTAATTGCCGCCAAGAAGTCTTTGAGACTGATGTCTGCCTTAAGGTCTGATGTCCGAGGTCTTTGGTTTGTTTTCTTCCGACGCTTGGAGGGCGGTTTTGATTTCCTCGGCGATCTTTCTGTTGAACCCGGGCAACTGTGCGATCAGTTCTGCATCCGCATGGCGTATGGCGTCCAGAGAGGGGAAGGTCCTGAGAAGCAGCATCATTCTCTTCTTCCCCACGCCCTTGATGTCCGGCAGCACCGACGAAAGGTCTTCCCTGCGCTTCCACCTCTTGTGGGAACTGATTGCGAACCTGTGGGCTTCATCCCGCATCCTGACGATTTCTTTGAAAACGGGTGAGGATTTGGGAAGAAGCAATGGGTTTTTGCGGAGCGGCACGTAGAGCACATCTTCCATTCTTTTCCTTCCCTGACCTTTGGCAATGCCTATGAGGTCCGGGCTGATTGAGAGCGCCCTGAACACATTCAACACGCCCGACAACTGCCCCTTGCCGCCGTCAAGAATTACAAGGTCGGGCAAAGGGCGGATGGCTTCATCTTTCATTCTGCGTGAAAGCACTTCGCTCATCATGGCCACGTCGTCTTCAGGTTGAGCCTCCCTTATGTGAAAGACCCTGTAGGCGTCTTTGCGCGGTTTGAAGTCCTCGAAGACAACCATGATGCCTGAGGGGCTCGTACCACCCGTGTGCGAAACGTCATACACTTCAATCCGATGAGGAACTCTACTCAGATGAAGCATTCTTTTGAACGCTTCGTCAGTCTTTACCGTTTCTACCTCGTGGAGGTTTTCAACGGCCAGTCTGATCATGTCACCCGCGCCGCGAGACTCAGGCCCGAGTACACGCAAGGTGCGCCTCTTCTCCCTCAAATACTGCTCCAGAAGGGGGAGGTCCTCCAGAGCCTCTGAGACGATCACCTCATCAGGAACAGGGCGGCTCGTGTAATATTGAAAAATGAAGGACGAAAATGCCTCATCCGGATTAAGAGAGAAAGGCTCATGAAAAATCCTTTTCGAAATCAAGACACCCCTGCGGAAACTGAGGAGCACAATCCTGAGCCGGCGCTCTTCCCTCAGCACTGCCCAGACATCCCGGTTTTTGCCGAGGTGTTCATGGACATGCTGCTTTTCTATTAATCGTTTCAGCGCATGGTAGCGCTCCCGTTTCTCCTGTGCATGCTCAAAATCCCAGGCCTTGGCCGCCTCATCTATCTGTTCTTCGAGGCTCTTGAGCAGCTTTTCGTCCCTGCCAGAGAGAAAATCTATGAGCTCATCCACGACCGCCCGGTAGGACGCCTCATCTGCGTAACCGACACAGGGCCCGAGGCACTTCTTGATATCATAGAGAATGCAGGGCCTCGTTCTTCCCTTAAAGACTGCATCCTTGCACCGCCGCACAGGATACAACGACTGGACAATCTTGAGGAAGTCTCTTACGTCGCGGGCGTGTGGATGGGGCCCGAAGTAGAGTGCGCCGTCATCCTTGATATTTCTGGTCGCGGACAATGCGGGAAATTTGTCCTTGACGCTCAGCCGTAAAGAGATGTACGTCTTGTCGTCCTTAAGTACTACGTTATATTTCGGCTGATGCTCTTTTATCAGGTTGTTTTCGAGTAGAAAGGCCTCCTTCTCGTTGCCGGTAAGCACGAAGGAAACGTTCTCGATGGTCGAGAGAAGCCGCTCCAGACGGTGTTCCTTAGCTCCTTCCGCGAAGTAACTCCCTACCCTGTCACGAAGGTTCTTCGCCTTGCCCACATAGATAATCCGGCCGTCCTTATCCCTGAAGAGATAGACGCCAGGGCTCTCCGGCAGGTTCGCCAGTGTCTCTTCAGCAATCACCGATAAACCCCAGTACGTAAGCAGTGAGCGGCAAGCAGTAAGCAGTGAATACCGAAGTGCAAAGCTCTGTTTGCCTGCGTGTCTTTCACTGCTCACCGCTCACTGCTTACTGCTCACTTTCTCTTAAAGTGTGATCTCCATCTTTTCCAGCTTCAACAGTCTATCCCGCAGTTGCGCCGCCCGTTCAAAATCCCATTTCTTTGCAGCGTCATCGATCTCCCGCTTGAGCTTCTTCATCACCCTGGTGAGCTTCTTCGGCTGAATGCCCTGCTCCTCGAACTCATCCATGGGCACTGTGTAATAATCTTTCTCGTAGATGGAAGCGAGCACATCGACAATCTGTTTCTTGATTCCTTCCGGCGTGATGCCGTGGGTCTTGTTATACTGGGACTGGACTTTCCTTCTCCGCTCAGTCTCCTCGATCGTCCTCCGCATAGAGTCGGTCATGGTATCAGCGTACATCAGAACCCTGCCGTTGAGGTTACGTGCTGCCCTTCCGCACGTCTGGATCAATGACGTCTGGGAGCGCAGGAAGCCTTCCTTGTCAGCATCCAGAATGGCGATCAGTGATACTTCCGGCAGATCGAGCCCCTCCCTCAGCAGATTGACGCCCACGAGCACATCAAAGGCGCCAAGGCGCAGATCGCGCACGATGGCAACCCGCTCCAGGGTATCGATCTCCGAATGAAGGTACTTCGCCTTGATGCCTGCATTGAGGAGAAAATCAGTGAGATCCTCCGCGAAACGCTTGGTCAGCGTTGTCACAAGGACGCGCTCGCTCTTTCCGGTCACGACCTTGATCTCTTCCAGCAGGTTGTCGATCTGGTTCTTCGACGGCCTCACCTCAATTTTTGGATCGATAAGGCCGGTGGGCCGCACGATCTGCTCGACCACGTGACCCGCTGCCTTGCCGATCTCGTAGAGAGCAGGTGTGGCCGAGATGTAGACAATCTGGTGCGCCCGCTTTTGAAATTCCTCGAATGTCAGCGGCCTGTTGTCAATGGCTGAGGGGAGCCTGAAACCGTACTCGACGAGGGTTTCCTTGCGTGACCGGTCGCCGCGGTACATGCCCTGCAACTGCGGTATGGTCACATGGCTCTCGTCGATCAGCACGAGCGCGTTCTTCGGAAGGTAGTCGAGGAGCGTGGGCGGCGGCTCGCCCGGCTTTCTTCCCGTCAGGTGGCGCGAGTAGTTCTCTATGCCCTGGCAGTAGCCGATCTCGCTGAGCATCTCCAGATCGTACTTGGTCCTTGCCTCGAGCCTCTGCGCCTCGAGGAGCTTGTTAGCTCCCCGCAGTTGCTTCAACCGCTCGGCAAGCTCCGCGCGTATACTCCCTATTGCGGCTTCTATCTTTTCTTTTGGCGTCACATAGTGCGTGGCTGGAAATATAGTGATCCGGTTGAGTTTCTCCCGGCTCTTCCCGCTCAAAGGATCAATCACGTACAGGCCCGAGACTCTGTCGTGATCAAGCACGATCCTGTACGCCTTGTCCTCCTCGTATGCAGGATACACGTCAACCGTCTCTCCGCGGACCCTGAACCTGCCCCTGTAGAAATCCATCTCATTTCTCTCGTACTGACACTGGATCAGCTTGTCAAAGAGCGCCCTCCGGTCGATCTCGTCGCCTTCCTCAACACGAACCAGCATGCCATAATACGCCTCGGGGGAGCCCAGACCGTAGATGCAGGAAACGCTGGCAACGATGAGTACGTCCTCTCTTTCGAAAAGGGCATTTGTCGCA encodes:
- the radC gene encoding DNA repair protein RadC, with the protein product MSEPESSFTIHDLPVEERPRERLKRLGPRALSGPELLALVIGRGVAGKSAIIIAQELLRRFKNIRGVSEATLEELSGVAGIGPAKAAQLKACFELGRRQDQVVDKPSRYKYELTSPHVVVKAVRATIQDKAKEHFKLVLLNVRNVILDISTISVGTANASLVHPREVFKKAIAHSASSVVLAHNHPSGNAEPSEDDVKLTQRLVEAGRLLGIEVLDHIIVTATDEFVSFKERGLL
- the uvrC gene encoding excinuclease ABC subunit UvrC, whose translation is MSSERHAGKQSFALRYSLLTACRSLLTYWGLSVIAEETLANLPESPGVYLFRDKDGRIIYVGKAKNLRDRVGSYFAEGAKEHRLERLLSTIENVSFVLTGNEKEAFLLENNLIKEHQPKYNVVLKDDKTYISLRLSVKDKFPALSATRNIKDDGALYFGPHPHARDVRDFLKIVQSLYPVRRCKDAVFKGRTRPCILYDIKKCLGPCVGYADEASYRAVVDELIDFLSGRDEKLLKSLEEQIDEAAKAWDFEHAQEKRERYHALKRLIEKQHVHEHLGKNRDVWAVLREERRLRIVLLSFRRGVLISKRIFHEPFSLNPDEAFSSFIFQYYTSRPVPDEVIVSEALEDLPLLEQYLREKRRTLRVLGPESRGAGDMIRLAVENLHEVETVKTDEAFKRMLHLSRVPHRIEVYDVSHTGGTSPSGIMVVFEDFKPRKDAYRVFHIREAQPEDDVAMMSEVLSRRMKDEAIRPLPDLVILDGGKGQLSGVLNVFRALSISPDLIGIAKGQGRKRMEDVLYVPLRKNPLLLPKSSPVFKEIVRMRDEAHRFAISSHKRWKRREDLSSVLPDIKGVGKKRMMLLLRTFPSLDAIRHADAELIAQLPGFNRKIAEEIKTALQASEENKPKTSDIRP
- the uvrB gene encoding excinuclease ABC subunit UvrB, coding for KTFTMANVVERVQRPALVISHNKTLAAQLYAEFKTLFPDNAIHFFVSYYDYYQPEAYVPPTDTYIEKDSSINEEIDKLRLSATNALFEREDVLIVASVSCIYGLGSPEAYYGMLVRVEEGDEIDRRALFDKLIQCQYERNEMDFYRGRFRVRGETVDVYPAYEEDKAYRIVLDHDRVSGLYVIDPLSGKSREKLNRITIFPATHYVTPKEKIEAAIGSIRAELAERLKQLRGANKLLEAQRLEARTKYDLEMLSEIGYCQGIENYSRHLTGRKPGEPPPTLLDYLPKNALVLIDESHVTIPQLQGMYRGDRSRKETLVEYGFRLPSAIDNRPLTFEEFQKRAHQIVYISATPALYEIGKAAGHVVEQIVRPTGLIDPKIEVRPSKNQIDNLLEEIKVVTGKSERVLVTTLTKRFAEDLTDFLLNAGIKAKYLHSEIDTLERVAIVRDLRLGAFDVLVGVNLLREGLDLPEVSLIAILDADKEGFLRSQTSLIQTCGRAARNLNGRVLMYADTMTDSMRRTIEETERRRKVQSQYNKTHGITPEGIKKQIVDVLASIYEKDYYTVPMDEFEEQGIQPKKLTRVMKKLKREIDDAAKKWDFERAAQLRDRLLKLEKMEITL